The region TAATATTTCTTCTGGATCGGAGAATGTTGCGAATGGCCCGGCTGAGGCTCAGAAAATTGTTGAGGGATGGTTGGCTGTGCCTAAGTACAAGGAGAATATCGAGGGCGATTTTAATATGACAGGAATTGGGGTTGCACAGGCAAAGAACGGATCATTTTTTTATACCCAGATATTTGTTAAAAGTCCGGAAAAGCCTAAGATTGTTGTTGATGAGTTTGAAAATGAACTTTTAAGGTTGATTAACGATCATCGAAAAGAGTTAGGGTTAACGGGTTTTACTAAGAATGAACTTATAAAAACAGAGGCCATAAAGTACTCCGAACAGATGGCTGCAGGGAAAGTACCAATTGGCCCTCCGAGTTTCGATAGCCCAATTCGTAGGCTTGTTCCTAATATGAATGCTCGGGCCATGGAGGTTGTTGTTGGTTATGGTTTTAGTACACCAAAAGAGGTTTACGATAGTTGGATGGCCAGTTCTAAGCAGCGCGAAATTATTGAGGGGAGTTTCGATTTAACGGGTATTGGCATTACCCAATCGAAGGATGGAAAGGTGTTTGTAACTCAGGTTTTTATTTTAAGCCGATAGTCACCAAAATAGATATCATGGCAACTCCTGATTTTTACTATCAGGATCGATTTCCCTTGGGAGACGATCAAACAGAATATTACCTTTTAACCAAGGAGTTTGTTTCGCTATCGAAGTTCGAAGGTGAGGAGATTCTAAAGGTTGATCCAGAAGGTATGGCTGTCCTTGCTAAGGCTGCAATGCACGATACCTCATTTATGCTGCGTACGGAGCATATAAAACAGGTGGCTGCAATACTTCAAGATCCAGAGGCCAGCAGAAACGACAAGTTTGTAGCGTTGGTAATTCTTCGAAATGCCGAAATCTCTGCAAAAGGCATCCTTCCGTTTTGCCAGGATACTGGAACTGCTACAGTTGTGGCTAAAAAGGGACAAAGAGTTTGGACTGGAGGGAATGACGCTGAGGCTATATCCCGAGGAATTTACAAAACCTATACATTGGAGAATCTTCGTTATTCTCAAACAGTCCCATTGGATATGTACACTGAGAAAAATTCAGGGACAAACCTTCCTGCTCAAATTGACATTTATGCCACAAAAGGCAATGAGTATGAGTTTATGTTTGTGGCTAAAGGTGGAGGATCTGCCAATAAAAGTATGCTGTTTCAGGAAACAAAGGCATTGCTTAATCCCGAAAAACTTGAGGCATATTTAATCGATAAAATAAAGAATCTTGGCACTGCAGCCTGCCCTCCATACCATATAGCATTTGTAATTGGCGGAACATCGGCAGAGGATACGCTTAAAACGGTAAAACTGGCATCGGCAAAGTATCTTGACACTTTACCAACAAAAGGAAATGAGCACGGACAAGCATTCCGAGATGTTGAACTTGAAGAAAAAATACTGAAAGCAACTTACGGTATAGGACTTGGCGCTCAGTTTGGCGGTAAGTACATGGCTTTGGATATTAGGATTATTCGATTGCCACGCCACGGCGCTTCGTGCCCTGTTGGTATTGGTGTTTCGTGTATTGCTGATAGGAATATTAAGGCCAAAATTAACCGCGATGGTATTTGGATTGAGAAATTAGAAAACAATCCAGGGCGGTTTATTCCAGAGCAATGGCGTAAGCCCGATGAAAGTGGAGCCGTAAAGGTTGATTTGAATTTGCCAATGCCTAAAATCCTTGCCGAGTTAAGTAAACATCCTGTTGGAACAAGGCTATCACTGAATGGGACTATAATTGTAGGTCGCGATATTGCTCACGCAAAACTGAAAGAACGAATCGATAAAGGCGAAGACTTACCCGAATATATCAAAAATCATCCAATTTACTATGCTGGTCCAGCAAAAACACCAGCTGGGATGCCTTCTGGTTCATTTGGACCAACTACCGCAGGGCGTATGGATTCATATGTGGATTTATTCCAATCGCAAGGTGGAAGTCTTATTATGATTGCCAAGGGCAACCGTAATCAAGCGGTAACCGATGCCTGCAAAAAGTACGGTGGATTTTACTTGGGAAGCATTGGTGGTCCTGCAGCTATCCTTGCCGAGGAGAATATCAAAAAGGTTGAACTTATTGAGTACCCTGAATTGGGAATGGAAGCGATCTACAGAATTGAAGTAGTTGGCTTCCCTGCGTTTATCCTTGTTGATGATAAGGGCAACGATTTCTACAAGCAGGTGATGAAGTAACGCATCGATATTAGAATACAATGTTAGACATAAGACTTATGTACTTAGAGTTGTATCTTTGTCTGATATCTCGTGTCTAAATTCTAAAATCTACATTTATTTTGAAAGTTAACGGAAAGCATTACAGGACAATTTGGTTAGAGAAAGGAAATGCGCCTTGCGTGAAAATTATCGACCAGCGTTTTTTACCGCATCAATTTGTAATTGAGGACATAGCCAACTTCAACCAAATGGTTGTGGCAATTAAAGATATGCACCTCCGAGGTGCAGGATTAATTGGGGTTGCTGCAGCCTATGGTATTTACTTGGCCATTTTAGAGTCTACTAAGACCGATAATTTTGATACAAATCTAACTAGACTAGCCAAAGAACTTGCGGAAACTCGACCCACTGCGGTAAATCTGATTTGGGCAATTGATAGACAGTTGACCGAAATTGCAAAAGTCAACTCTGCTGATGACAAGATTAAAGTGGCAAAGCAAACTGCCCAGCTAATTGCCGATGAAGATGCAAACAGTAGTCAAAGCATAGGCGTATTTGGTGTTGAAATCATTGAGCAAATTAGTAAGGCTAAAAACGGCGATGTTGTAAATATTCTTACTCATTGTAACGCAGGTTGGCTGGCTTTTGCCGATTATGGCACTGCCACAGCCCCAATTTATGAGGCTCATAAACGAGGAATAAAAGTGCACGTTTGGGTCGACGAAACCCGACCACGGAATCAGGGCGCATCACTAACAGCCTGGGAGTTGTTGAACGAGGGCGTTCCTCATACCTTAATTCCCGATAATACGGGAGGTCATCTTATGCAGCACGGAATGGTCGATATGGTTATAACTGGCGCAGACAGGGTAACAAACAATGGCGATGCTGCCAATAAAATTGGCACATACCTTAAAGCATTGGCCGCTGCCGACAATAAAATTCCTTTTTACATTGCAGCACCATCGTCATCGTTCGATTGGATTTTGACCGATGGTGTTAAGCAAATTCCCATTGAGCAACGTCACCCTAACGAGGTTCGTTATATTTCCGGCTTATCAAACGGAAAGGTTGAAGAGGTGTTGATTTGTCCGGAGAATACACCTGTGACCAATTACGGCTTTGACGTCACTCCTGCTCGTTTAATAACGGGAATTATAACCGAACGCGGCATTTGCAGTGCAACAACCGAATCTATCCGTTCACTTTATCCCGAAAAGTTCTAGTTTATGCAGGAGGGAGTTATAAAATTTACCTGTAACTGGACAAAGGCAGAGCCTTTTGCTCCAGAAATCATTGCAGAACTTAACCATTGGCGTCAGATTCTATATGCAAAAGGCTTAATTGGTCTCGATAAACAGGGAATTGGCTATGGAAACATCAGCATCAGGTATCAGCAAAATCAATTCATTATAAGTGGCTCTGGGACTGGACGATTCTCTGAATTAACCAATGAACATTATACCCTGGTGACTGATTTTAATGTTCACGGGAACACAGTCAATGCCGTTGGGCCAATTATTGCATCGTCTGAATCGATGACACACGCAATACTTTACCAATGCGATCCAAGCATTAATGCTGTTGTACACATTCATCACCGGGTGTTGTGGAGAAGTTTGATGCACAAAGTGCCTACAACTGATAAAAAGGCAGAGTATGGAACTCCCGAAATGGCCAAGGAGATGGTTCGACTTTACAATAAAACCGAATTGCCAAAATCAAAATTGTTAGTTATGGAAGGGCACGAGGAGGGTATGGTTTCGTTTGGAGCAGATGTTGAATCTGCCACAAAGATTATTCTCGATAAAATGATTGAATTAGGAATTGAATAAAAAATTTAATAATTTTATAGTTAGTATATTCTAACTATATTTGATGCGTGAATGAACTGGAAAAAATAATATCGAAGTTATCCAATATGATGACTCAGGTTGAGGAATCGTCCAAGGAACAATTTGGCCTTTCGGAACTTACCCTCACCCAGATGAATTATTTGGAAACCATCAATCAACTCGAAAATCCCAACATAACAGAGTTGGCTACAGCCTTGAAGTTGACTAAGCCAACAGTTACAGTTGCCATCGATAAGTTGATTGAGAAGGAGTATGTTTACAAGGTACAATCCGATGAGGATAGGCGAAGTTCTCATTTACACCTTACCGAGAAAGGTAAGAAGATAAATCAAATGCACGATTTTGCTCACAAGCAAATAGCCGAATCGGTAGGCAAGAAACTCAGCAAAACTGAAAGGGAAATACTTGTGGTTCTTTTAAATAGAGTTCTATCAAATAAATAATTTTTTATCAAATTAGTTAGTATGTACTAACTTAAAATTTTTGAATTATGGAGAGTAAATCGCACAACGAAAAGTATTTTGGTTTAACCGACCAAGAGGTTGCTGCCAAACAAGCCAGCGAAGGATTCAATGAATTGCCTTCATCCAAACCAAAAAATGTTTTGGAGATTGCCATTGGTGTTGTAAAAGAACCAATGTTTTTATTGCTTGTAGCCTGCGGTACTTTATATCTTATTCTTGGCGATATCCAGGAAGGCTTAATGCTTCTTGGTTTTGTGTTTGTAATTATGGGCATTGAGTTTTATCAGGAGAAAAAAACAGAAAAAGCGCTTGATGCTCTTAAAGATCTGGCCAGCCCAAGAGCTCTTGTAATTCGTAATGGTCAAACAATTCGTATTTCTGGGAAAGAGGTTGTTACAGATGATATAATTATCCTACAGGAGGGCGATAGAGTTCCTGCCGACGCAATAGTGCTCGATTGTAATAATTTGATGGCTGACGAATCGCTTTTAACTGGCGAATCGGTTCCTGTTAGAAAAAGGGAATGGAACGATGGTGATAAGGATTTTATTCCTGGAGGCGATGATATTCCTTGGGTTTACTCAGGGTCTATGATTATTCAGGGTAATGGTATTGCAAGGGTAAGACACGTTGGCGTAAATACCGAGATTGGTAAAATTGGTAAAGCTTTAGAATCGGTTGAGGAGGAGCCAACCCAACTTAAGAGAGAAATGGGTATACTGGTAAAGCGCCTTGCAATAATTGGAATTGCATTGTGTGTCCTAGTTATTGTAGTGTTCACCTTAACTCGCGGCGATTTGCTAAAAGGATTCCTTGCCGGTATTACGCTTGCAATGGCTATGTTACCCGAGGAGTTCCCTGTTGTTCTAACAGTCTTTCTGGCTTTAGGCGCTTGGCGCATATCTAAAAAAAGTGTATTAACCCGGAAGCCTGCCGCAATTGAAACTTTAGGCTCGGCAACAGTGCTTTGTACCGATAAAACAGGTACTCTTACTCAAAATAAAATGACCATTACCAAACTATACAATGGCAATGGGTTCATCGATATATCATCTAAAACTGATTTTCCAGAACCTTACCACTTAGTTATTGAGTATGGTATTTTGGCCAGCCAGGTTAATCCTTTCGACCCAATGGAAAGTGCCATTACAAGGATAGGTGAGGAGTACTTATTGAACACTGAGCATATTCATATAGATTGGGTAATGGAGAAGGAGTATCCTTTGTCTAAGGATTTGCTCGCGATGTCGAGAGTATTTACCAATACTGGAACCCATAAAAAAGTAATTGCGGCAAAGGGTGCACCAGAGGCAATTTTCGACTTGTGCCATTTACAAGGCGAAACTCTTTCGCAGTATCAAAATGCAGTGGCTCAAATGGCCTCCGAAGGCTTGAGGGTTTTGGGAGTTGCAAAGGCTGCCATCGACAATGGCGATTTACCATTAATTCAGCACGATTTTGATTTTGAGTTTATAGGTTTAATAGGCCTTTCCGACCCAATTCGTGAGACTGTGCCTATGGCCGTGGCAGAATGTTACCGTGCAGGCATTAGGGTAATTATGATTACTGGCGATTATCCTGTAACTGCAATGAACATTGGTAAAGATATTGGGCTACATAATTACGATAAATGTATTACTGGTCCTGAGTTACAGCAGATGACCGAGGAGGAACTATCCGAGAGAATTAAGGATGTGAATATTTTTGCAAGGGTTGTACCCGAGCAAAAACTCAAAATTGTGAATGCGCTTAAGCGCAATGGCGAAATTGTTGCAATGACAGGCGATGGCGTTAACGATGCACCTGCATTAAAGGCCGCCAACATTGGAATTGCAATGGGTGAAAAGGGTACCGACGTAGCTCGCGAGGCCTCATCTCTGGTTCTTATGGACGATAATTTTGCATCAATTGTGGGCGCAGTTAAAATGGGACGAAGAATTTTCGATAATCTTCAAAAGGCTCTTGGGTACATTTTTGCTATTCACGTGCCAATTGCCGGTTTATCGTTAATACCTGTTTTGTTTGCAGATCTGCCCTTGATTTTATGGCCTGTACATATTGTATTTCTAGAGTTGATTATCGACCCAGCTTGCTCAATTGTTTTTGAGGCTGAACCTGAAGAGAAAAATGTAATGGAAAGGCCTCCACGAAATATAAACGAACCATTCTTTGGGGCTAAGAAGATATTCCTGAGTTGTATGCAGGGAGTTGGAATACTTGTAATTGGGTTACTCGTTTATTTCATTGGTTACAAAATGGGATATTCCGAGAAGGCTGTTCGTACCTTTACATTTATTTCATTGATTGCTTCGAATATTGCAGTAATTCTATCGAACCGTTCTTGGTCTAATAGTATTTTTAAAATTATGGTTACGCCCAATAAAGCTGTACGATGGGTTGTTGGTGGCGCCATTCTTTTCTTGATTTTAATTTTGAACGTTCCGTTTCTGATAGATTTATTCCAGTTCGAGAAGGTAACATTTGTGCAACAAATAATTTGTGCAACGGCAGGTTTTGCAAGTATAACTTGGTTTGAATTGTATAAGATTTTTCACAAGCAGAATATTTGATAAAGTATGAAAGTTTCAAATAAAGGGGTATGGATATGGGATAAATTTGCAAAGCATTATAGTGGATTTATCAAAAGAAACCTAGCCGATGCATATACTGAATTATATCGTCAGATTAAAGCAGATGTTGAGGGAGTTAACTCTGTTTTGGAAGTAGCAACGGGTCCAGGCCTAATAGCATTCGAGATTTCTTATGTAGTTAACCATATTGATGCTGTAGACCTATCGGCGCAGATGATTGAGGTCGCAAAGGAAGTTCAGTGCCAGAAGGGCGTGCAGAACATCAATTTTGCCTGTTGCGATGCCTACAACTTACCCTTTACTGATGGTAAGTTCGATAGAGTAATCGCATCGAACCTGCTGCATTTGCTTAAGGAGCCAAACGTTGCACTAGTGGAGATGAAAAGAGTGCTTAAAGCTGATGGGAAAATTATTCTTCCGACATTTTGCCACGGCGAGAGTTTTAAGTCAAAGTTTATCTCATTTTTTATGAGTTTATCGGGGTTTAAGGCCGAAAATAAGTGGAGCGTGAAAGATTATGAGGAGTATATCGGTAATAGTGGTTTCAAAATTATCGACAAAAGAATAATATCAGGAAAAATTCCTTTAGTATATTTAATGGTAGAAAATCAAAACTAGAAACTATGAAAACTTATGTATGGAGCATCCCAACAAGGGCATTTCATTGGTTACTTGTATTGGGGATCATTGTATCGTTTATAAGCATTGAGGTTGCGGATTCTATTTCGATACACGTTATTTCTGGTTTAACCATTGGTATAATTATTCTTTTTAGATTATTATGGGGTTTTTTAGGTCCTCGTTACTCACATTTTAAAGATTTTGTTCTTAACCCAAGGGTGATTGTTGGCTTTCTTCGGAATGCTAATCATAAACAATACATAGGGCACAATCCATTAGCCTCACCTGTGATGATGGCGATTATAGTAGTTGTTTTCCTTATGGTATTATCGGGAATTATGCTATTGTCCTTAAGCCCAGATATAACTTTGTTATTATCCGTAAACATTGAGTATCATGAGTTATTTATGGAAATACATGAGATTTTATTCTCGTTGCTTATGGTACTAGCTGGAATGCATATACTAGGATTGATATTAGATAGAATTAAGAATAGGGAGGCAGGAACACTAATGTCTATTTTTACTGGATATAAGACTATTGATGGCGAGGGTGTAAAACTGAATAAAGGACAGAGGGTTATCTCTATTATCTTTGGTGTACTATTGATATTATCCTTGGTTTTGATGATTGGAAATAAGCAAATTCCTTCAATTCAATTGGAAGATCAGGATACAGAAATGGTTGATGAAGATTAAAACTTCCGAAATACTATAATGGTAAATATTCGAAAAGCCACAATCGACGACCTAGATTCAGTTTATAGTTTGATATATGACCTTGAAAATCAGAAACTAGACAGAATCGTTTTTGAAACAATCTACGGATTCAATATCGAGAATAATGAAACCATATATTTGGTTGCCGAGGTAGATGGTTCTGTTGTGGGCTTCTTAAGCATTCATATTCAGCATATACTTCATCATTCAAAGCCAACCTGCGAGTTGCAGGAGTTAAACGTTTTTAACGAGTATCGTTCTCTTGGAGTTGGAACCACATTAATGTATGAGGCCGAGAAAATTGCCAGAGGATTAGGGCTTGATGAGATTGAATTAACTACAAAAGTATTCCGAAAAAGAGCACAGGAATTCTATACCCGATTGGGCTATGTTAATACGCATTTGAAGTTTGTTAAGAAAATAGAGTAGTGCTATTTACTTTTTTGCACCATAGATGTATACAAAGCCTGTTGCGGGTTCGTATAGACCCGACGAATCTTCTATAACATAGTAGTATATGCCATCAGGCAAAGTGTTTCCCTGTTCATTTTTGCCATCCCACATAATTGTTTCCGCTTCGGTTTGGTAGAGTAATGCTCCAGAACGAGAGAAAATTCGCAACGTAAACCAGGGCGTTCCGGTGGATGTGAACGTGAAAAAGTCGTTTGAGCCGTCCTCGTTTGGTGTAAAAACATTGGGGATATTGGCCAGTACATCTTTAGTTGCCTTGGTTAATGGGATTTTTCGTGTTTCAGTAAAGGATGAATCGTTTAATGTGTATGTGAGCGTTACGTTGATGAACTCATTTTTGCTGGTGCTATTAAATGTATAGGTTGGAGACATTTCTGTAGTAGTGGTATTCC is a window of Tenuifilaceae bacterium CYCD DNA encoding:
- the mtnA gene encoding methylthioribose-1-phosphate isomerase encodes the protein MKVNGKHYRTIWLEKGNAPCVKIIDQRFLPHQFVIEDIANFNQMVVAIKDMHLRGAGLIGVAAAYGIYLAILESTKTDNFDTNLTRLAKELAETRPTAVNLIWAIDRQLTEIAKVNSADDKIKVAKQTAQLIADEDANSSQSIGVFGVEIIEQISKAKNGDVVNILTHCNAGWLAFADYGTATAPIYEAHKRGIKVHVWVDETRPRNQGASLTAWELLNEGVPHTLIPDNTGGHLMQHGMVDMVITGADRVTNNGDAANKIGTYLKALAAADNKIPFYIAAPSSSFDWILTDGVKQIPIEQRHPNEVRYISGLSNGKVEEVLICPENTPVTNYGFDVTPARLITGIITERGICSATTESIRSLYPEKF
- a CDS encoding fumarate hydratase class I, producing MATPDFYYQDRFPLGDDQTEYYLLTKEFVSLSKFEGEEILKVDPEGMAVLAKAAMHDTSFMLRTEHIKQVAAILQDPEASRNDKFVALVILRNAEISAKGILPFCQDTGTATVVAKKGQRVWTGGNDAEAISRGIYKTYTLENLRYSQTVPLDMYTEKNSGTNLPAQIDIYATKGNEYEFMFVAKGGGSANKSMLFQETKALLNPEKLEAYLIDKIKNLGTAACPPYHIAFVIGGTSAEDTLKTVKLASAKYLDTLPTKGNEHGQAFRDVELEEKILKATYGIGLGAQFGGKYMALDIRIIRLPRHGASCPVGIGVSCIADRNIKAKINRDGIWIEKLENNPGRFIPEQWRKPDESGAVKVDLNLPMPKILAELSKHPVGTRLSLNGTIIVGRDIAHAKLKERIDKGEDLPEYIKNHPIYYAGPAKTPAGMPSGSFGPTTAGRMDSYVDLFQSQGGSLIMIAKGNRNQAVTDACKKYGGFYLGSIGGPAAILAEENIKKVELIEYPELGMEAIYRIEVVGFPAFILVDDKGNDFYKQVMK
- a CDS encoding SAM-dependent methyltransferase, with amino-acid sequence MKVSNKGVWIWDKFAKHYSGFIKRNLADAYTELYRQIKADVEGVNSVLEVATGPGLIAFEISYVVNHIDAVDLSAQMIEVAKEVQCQKGVQNINFACCDAYNLPFTDGKFDRVIASNLLHLLKEPNVALVEMKRVLKADGKIILPTFCHGESFKSKFISFFMSLSGFKAENKWSVKDYEEYIGNSGFKIIDKRIISGKIPLVYLMVENQN
- a CDS encoding ATPase, coding for MESKSHNEKYFGLTDQEVAAKQASEGFNELPSSKPKNVLEIAIGVVKEPMFLLLVACGTLYLILGDIQEGLMLLGFVFVIMGIEFYQEKKTEKALDALKDLASPRALVIRNGQTIRISGKEVVTDDIIILQEGDRVPADAIVLDCNNLMADESLLTGESVPVRKREWNDGDKDFIPGGDDIPWVYSGSMIIQGNGIARVRHVGVNTEIGKIGKALESVEEEPTQLKREMGILVKRLAIIGIALCVLVIVVFTLTRGDLLKGFLAGITLAMAMLPEEFPVVLTVFLALGAWRISKKSVLTRKPAAIETLGSATVLCTDKTGTLTQNKMTITKLYNGNGFIDISSKTDFPEPYHLVIEYGILASQVNPFDPMESAITRIGEEYLLNTEHIHIDWVMEKEYPLSKDLLAMSRVFTNTGTHKKVIAAKGAPEAIFDLCHLQGETLSQYQNAVAQMASEGLRVLGVAKAAIDNGDLPLIQHDFDFEFIGLIGLSDPIRETVPMAVAECYRAGIRVIMITGDYPVTAMNIGKDIGLHNYDKCITGPELQQMTEEELSERIKDVNIFARVVPEQKLKIVNALKRNGEIVAMTGDGVNDAPALKAANIGIAMGEKGTDVAREASSLVLMDDNFASIVGAVKMGRRIFDNLQKALGYIFAIHVPIAGLSLIPVLFADLPLILWPVHIVFLELIIDPACSIVFEAEPEEKNVMERPPRNINEPFFGAKKIFLSCMQGVGILVIGLLVYFIGYKMGYSEKAVRTFTFISLIASNIAVILSNRSWSNSIFKIMVTPNKAVRWVVGGAILFLILILNVPFLIDLFQFEKVTFVQQIICATAGFASITWFELYKIFHKQNI